From the Chthonomonadales bacterium genome, the window CGCTGCCACCCCGCTCCCCACACAGCCAGCGAGCCGGCGGCCTGGCAAGGCCGCCAGGTCAGATTCCTATCTGAGGCAACGAAAGAGCCAAAGTCAGGTTTCTAAGTGAGGCAACACGCCGAGAGCCGCCCGTGGCGGCGGCGAGGTAACCCCGCGCGATCATTTCGACTACTACCCTGTGTGAGGATCGCCGCGCCGACCCGACAGGCCGGTATAATGGGCTGGAGACGCAGCCCGCTGTCGGCCCCTTCCGGCCTCGTAGCCCGATCGACCCGGTGGCCCCTCCTCTCGCGGCGCGCCCGCGGGCTCGCAGGCGATCGTGACCGCTGCCCGAATCCGCGCCGCCGTCATCGCACTTCTTGTCCGTAGGAACCGCTATGAAGAGCATCCACGAGCTGTTGGAGGTGGCGATCCGACAGCGCGCCTCCGACCTCATCCTGAAGGCTGGCACGCCGCCGCACCTTCGCGTCGACGGCAGGCTCATTTCCTCCGATCTGCCGGCCCTCACGCCCGACGATACCTGCGAGATCGCCTACGGCATCATCGACAGCGCCGGACGCGACTACCTGCTTCAGTACCCCGAGAGCAGCCACGACGCCCTCGGGGCCAGCCTGGACGGAGCCGAGGGACGCATGAGGGAGCTGCAGTCGCGGGACGAGCTCGACCTCGTACTGACCATCCCCGGCCTGGCCCGCGTGCGCGCCAACCTGTTCCTGCAGCGAGGCGCCATCGGCGCCGCGCTGCGCATCATCCCGCTGCACCCCTACACCATCGACGAGCTACGACTCCCGCCGGTCCTCAAGGAGATGGCGCTTCAGCCGCAAGGGCTCATCGTCGTCACCGGCCCCACTGGCTCCGGCAAGACAACCACGATGGCCGCCATCATCGAGGAGATCAACCGCGGCCGGCCCTGCAACGTCTTCACCATCGAGGAGCCGGTGGAGTACGTCTTCACCGACAGGAAGAGCGTCATCCACCAGCGCGAGGTACGCAGCGACACACGCTCCTTCGCCGCCGCGCTCCGCAGCGTTACGCGCCAGTCGCCCGACGTGATCGCGATCGGCGAGATGCGCGACACGGAGACGATGGACGCGGCGATGACCGCGTCCGAGATCGGCCATCTGGTCATCACAACCCTGCACACCGTCTCAGCGGCCGCGACGGTGGACCGCATTGTCAACAGCTTTCCCCGGCACCTCAAGCACCAGGTGTCGGCGCAACTGGCCGCCTCGCTGCTCTGCGTTACCTCGCAGCGACTGATAGAGCGCGCCGCCGGGCCCGGCCGGCTACCCGCCGTGGAGGTGATGACCAACTCACCGCGCGTCCGCAAGCAGATCGAGGAAGGCGAGACCGGCGAGCTCTACGCGTCCATCCGCGAGGGGCAGCACTTTGGCATGAACACGATGAACCAGGCGCTCGAGCGCCTCATACAGAGCAGGAAGGTGGCCCTCGGCCCGGCGATGCAGTTCGCGGGCAACCCGGCGGAGCTGAAGCAGATGCTCCGCGGCGCAGGTTAGCCCGCCCGGCGGCCACGACCGCGCGCCGGCGCGCAGGACGATGGCACACATGCGAAAGGAGACGACACACATGCGGACTCTGCGCTGCCTGGCCGCTGCCGTCGCGGCCCTCTGCCTGGCGAGCGCCCGACCCGCCGAGGCCGACGCGGTATGGTCCGTCGCCGGCAGACAGGTGCTGCGGATGCGCGCCGCCGTGGGCGGAATGACGCCGGAACGCCGCGTGGAGGAGCTGGACACGCGCCTGAACAACGTGCTGTCCAGGCTCGACTCGCCGCTGAAGCCCTCCGACATCGTCGTCGGCCGCCGCGCAGGCTCCGTCGTCGTCCTGGCTCGCGGCGACCTGCTCGTGACCGTGACGCCCCAGGACGCCGACGCCAACGGAACGACGCCCGGCAAGCTCGCCCGAGCGTGGCTGACCAACATGCGCAAGACCCTGCCGCAGCTCTCGCCGCGCGTGAACCCTCAGGGAGCCTGACGCGTGCGGCCCGCCGTGCCTCCGCCGCGCACCTGCGGCGCGTGCCTGGTCCTCCTATGCCTGGCGCTCGGCCCGGCGCGGGCGCTCCGCACCGCCTACACCCTCACGCCCGCGCCCCCCGCCGGGGCCGACGCCGCCTCGACGCACGTGCGGATCACGCTCGACGACCTGCGCGGCGATCCCGTTGTGCGCGTGCGGATGCCCGTCTGGTCGCCCGGCGACTACAGCGTGCAGCGCCACGCGCGGTGGGTGCGTGGCCTGCGCGCCACGGCGCCCGGAGCCGGAGCCCTGCCGGTGACGCGCGTCGACGCCGATACCTGGCAAATCGACACTGCGGGGCGGGCCGCCGTGCGCATCGCCTATGAGCTTCCCAACAGCCCGGCTGGCAACTTCAGCGAGAACGTACGCGTCACGCGCTTCCACGCCTTCTACGACGGCCCGGCGACCTTCGCGTACGTCGTGGGCCACACGGCGGAACCGTTGACGCTGGAGGTGCGCCGACCCGCGGGCTGGCCGTCCGTGGTCTCGCCGCTGCCGCGCGCGCCCAGCGCCACGGACGCTCCCGAGGGCGTGGTGCGCCTGGCGGCGCGCGACTACGACACGCTCGCCGACTCACCCCTGCTCGTGGGCCACTGCGTCGAGCGGCGGTTCGAGGCCGCCGGCCGTCCGCACCTGGTCGCCTTCTTCGGCAACCACGAGGGCGAGAACTACGACGCGATCGCGGCCACCTTCCAGCGCGTGGCGGAGGCCGAGAACGCCATCATGGGCGGGCCGCCCTACGCGCGCTACGTGCTGTTCCTCGACTACGACGGCGTGCCCGGCGGCCTGGAGCACGGATCCAGTGCCCGCATCGGCTGGAGCGTCGGCCGGCGGTCCCTCCCCGCCTTCGCCGCGCTGGTCGCGCACGAGTTCTTCCACCTCTGGAACGTGAAGCGGATCCGCCCCGCCGGCCTCGGGCCGTTCGACTACATCCACCCGCCGCGCACCCCCAACCTCTGGTTCAGCGAGGGCGTGACGGAGTACTACGCCGGCCGGACGCTCCTGCGTGCCGGCCTCGCGTCGCGCGATCGGTACCTGGCCGCGCTCGCCGGGAGCATCGCCGCCTACCGGCGCAACCCGGCCCGTCTGCGC encodes:
- a CDS encoding PilT/PilU family type 4a pilus ATPase; translated protein: MKSIHELLEVAIRQRASDLILKAGTPPHLRVDGRLISSDLPALTPDDTCEIAYGIIDSAGRDYLLQYPESSHDALGASLDGAEGRMRELQSRDELDLVLTIPGLARVRANLFLQRGAIGAALRIIPLHPYTIDELRLPPVLKEMALQPQGLIVVTGPTGSGKTTTMAAIIEEINRGRPCNVFTIEEPVEYVFTDRKSVIHQREVRSDTRSFAAALRSVTRQSPDVIAIGEMRDTETMDAAMTASEIGHLVITTLHTVSAAATVDRIVNSFPRHLKHQVSAQLAASLLCVTSQRLIERAAGPGRLPAVEVMTNSPRVRKQIEEGETGELYASIREGQHFGMNTMNQALERLIQSRKVALGPAMQFAGNPAELKQMLRGAG
- a CDS encoding M61 family metallopeptidase, translated to MRPAVPPPRTCGACLVLLCLALGPARALRTAYTLTPAPPAGADAASTHVRITLDDLRGDPVVRVRMPVWSPGDYSVQRHARWVRGLRATAPGAGALPVTRVDADTWQIDTAGRAAVRIAYELPNSPAGNFSENVRVTRFHAFYDGPATFAYVVGHTAEPLTLEVRRPAGWPSVVSPLPRAPSATDAPEGVVRLAARDYDTLADSPLLVGHCVERRFEAAGRPHLVAFFGNHEGENYDAIAATFQRVAEAENAIMGGPPYARYVLFLDYDGVPGGLEHGSSARIGWSVGRRSLPAFAALVAHEFFHLWNVKRIRPAGLGPFDYIHPPRTPNLWFSEGVTEYYAGRTLLRAGLASRDRYLAALAGSIAAYRRNPARLRVSADESSLRVWETTTSEGYGGLSYYQKGEMIGLCLDLSIRHASGGRRSMDDVMRDLLRRAAPPAPGFAPDGIREAVIRAGGPAMGPLYDLLARSTREAPFAECLGYAGLRLRSAGGRPRIEPDPAADPAATTLREGWLSAGAPGG